One Algibacter sp. L3A6 genomic region harbors:
- a CDS encoding TonB-dependent receptor: MKKTTNYLLLTVALLFSTVIMAQSTITGTVLEQGINMPLPGANVVEKGTTNGVVTDFDGNFTLKTKSSSGEIIITYVGYTSKTISFSGDSSLKNVTLEPSQVGLETVQIIASVAVDRKTPVAVSTVKAADIELKLGTQEFPEILKSTPGIYTTKTGGGYGDAKTRIRGFQSENVAVMINGIPVNDMENGAVYWSNWAGLGDVTSTMQVQRGLGASKVAVPSIGGTINVITKTTDVEEGGSVFTSVANDGYKKYGLTYSTGVNDKGFAATVSAAQTSGNGYVDGTEFTGVSYFVNLSKEINDFHKLSFTAFGSKQHHGQRQNRQLISTFENSERGRKFNADWGYKDGQVLHQEDNFYNKPQMSVNHYWTLSDKTSISTVAYASFGTGGGGGTAGDNKFTFDSTGYSEYRNGLYGTIDFDKIVDENIANGANGSTTALRASRNDHNWYGVLSTLKTDLTDDIVLLTGLDYRNYKGIHFSEVTDLLGGQYLQEDDDVVNNPNQILKVGDKRSYYNDGLVGWLGAFGQIEYDVNENFNTFLSAALSNTSYKRVDYFNYLDTDPLQSTDRYNFLGFSTKGGANYRLDNNHNVFMNIGYFEKAADFDAVFQEFDNEHINENAENQKIFSFELGYGFRSEKLTANVNVYRTTWKDRTETASFQQPDGTNAFANILGVNAIHQGVEVDFIYKATDKLNVTGMMSLGDWRWDNNVTDVQILDEDQNLIETVDLFIEDLHVGDAAQTTLALGLNYKLTPDTRVVLDYNYFGNLYADFDPSERGEPGDDAWKLPDYGLFDAVVSHGFKFGPFDATLTGRINNVFDTEYVTDALDGTADTALVYFGTGRTFSIGAKLKF, from the coding sequence ATGAAAAAAACAACAAATTATTTATTACTAACTGTGGCGCTGTTGTTCAGTACAGTTATTATGGCACAAAGTACTATTACAGGTACGGTTTTGGAACAAGGTATCAATATGCCTCTTCCTGGTGCTAATGTTGTCGAGAAAGGTACGACCAACGGAGTTGTAACAGACTTTGATGGAAATTTCACTCTTAAAACAAAATCGAGTTCAGGTGAAATTATAATTACTTACGTAGGTTACACGTCTAAAACAATTTCTTTTTCTGGAGATTCATCTCTAAAAAATGTAACGTTAGAGCCTAGTCAAGTAGGTTTAGAAACAGTTCAAATTATTGCATCTGTGGCGGTTGATAGAAAAACGCCTGTTGCTGTATCTACAGTAAAAGCAGCTGATATTGAGCTTAAATTAGGGACACAAGAGTTTCCTGAAATTTTAAAATCTACACCAGGTATTTACACTACTAAAACAGGTGGTGGATATGGTGATGCTAAAACAAGAATTAGAGGTTTTCAATCTGAAAACGTTGCTGTTATGATTAATGGTATTCCTGTTAACGACATGGAAAACGGAGCTGTTTACTGGTCTAACTGGGCTGGTTTAGGTGATGTTACTTCAACTATGCAAGTGCAAAGAGGTTTAGGTGCTTCTAAAGTAGCTGTACCTTCTATTGGAGGAACAATTAATGTAATCACAAAAACAACAGATGTTGAAGAAGGTGGTAGTGTATTTACTTCTGTCGCTAACGATGGTTACAAAAAATATGGTCTTACATACTCTACAGGTGTAAATGATAAAGGTTTTGCTGCAACAGTTTCTGCTGCTCAAACTAGTGGTAATGGTTATGTAGATGGAACAGAATTTACTGGTGTCTCATACTTTGTTAACTTATCTAAAGAAATAAACGATTTTCATAAACTTTCGTTTACAGCGTTTGGTTCTAAACAACATCATGGTCAAAGACAAAACAGACAATTAATTTCTACTTTTGAAAACAGTGAAAGAGGTAGAAAATTTAATGCAGATTGGGGTTATAAAGATGGTCAAGTTTTACACCAAGAAGATAACTTTTACAACAAACCACAAATGTCTGTAAATCATTATTGGACATTAAGTGATAAAACGTCTATCTCAACTGTTGCTTATGCCTCTTTTGGTACTGGTGGTGGTGGTGGAACCGCTGGAGATAATAAATTTACTTTCGATAGTACAGGATATAGTGAATATAGAAATGGTCTTTACGGAACTATTGATTTCGATAAAATTGTTGACGAAAATATTGCAAATGGAGCGAACGGTTCTACAACTGCTTTAAGAGCTTCTAGAAACGACCATAACTGGTACGGAGTGTTATCAACTTTAAAAACAGATTTAACTGATGATATAGTTTTATTAACAGGTCTTGATTACAGAAACTACAAAGGAATACACTTTTCTGAAGTAACAGATTTATTAGGTGGTCAATATTTACAAGAAGATGATGATGTTGTAAACAACCCAAATCAAATACTTAAAGTTGGAGATAAAAGAAGTTATTATAACGATGGCTTAGTAGGTTGGTTAGGTGCTTTTGGACAAATAGAATATGATGTAAACGAAAACTTTAATACGTTTTTATCGGCAGCATTATCTAACACCTCTTACAAGAGAGTTGATTATTTTAATTATTTAGATACAGATCCATTACAATCAACAGATCGTTATAATTTCTTAGGGTTTAGTACAAAAGGTGGTGCTAACTATAGATTAGATAATAACCATAACGTATTTATGAATATTGGTTATTTTGAAAAAGCTGCTGATTTTGATGCTGTTTTTCAAGAATTTGATAATGAGCATATCAATGAGAATGCTGAAAATCAAAAAATATTTAGTTTTGAATTAGGATACGGTTTTAGAAGTGAAAAACTTACTGCTAACGTAAACGTATATAGAACAACTTGGAAAGATAGAACGGAAACAGCATCTTTTCAACAGCCAGATGGTACAAATGCATTTGCTAATATTTTAGGTGTAAATGCAATTCATCAAGGTGTTGAGGTAGATTTTATTTATAAAGCTACGGATAAATTAAATGTTACAGGTATGATGTCTTTAGGAGATTGGAGATGGGATAACAATGTAACAGATGTTCAAATTCTTGATGAAGATCAAAACTTAATCGAAACTGTAGATCTTTTCATAGAAGATTTACATGTTGGTGATGCTGCTCAAACAACATTAGCGTTAGGTTTAAACTACAAGTTAACTCCAGATACAAGAGTAGTTCTAGATTATAATTATTTTGGAAACCTTTATGCAGATTTCGATCCTAGTGAAAGAGGAGAACCAGGTGATGATGCTTGGAAATTACCAGATTACGGATTGTTTGATGCTGTTGTAAGTCATGGTTTCAAATTTGGTCCTTTCGATGCTACTTTAACAGGTCGTATTAACAATGTGTTCGATACAGAATACGTAACAGATGCTTTAGATGGTACTGCTGATACAGCACTAGTGTATTTCGGTACAGGTAGAACATTTAGTATTGGAGCAAAACTTAAATTTTAA
- a CDS encoding Ig-like domain-containing protein — MKYLYLFLFVMFFACSGSDDSAAIEPPVATNDAASTPENTQVIINVLSNDVLTNSAELTDFDTVSAENGVITEILNKLIYTPADNFSGTDTFTYTICNSLSTPICATGTVTVTVTDNGTALAVDDALEVLESTTTVLDELLDNDTIVDGAEYESIDTTLTNGTVVLNDDGTIGYTAMNGFVGEDTFTYTICDNDVNPECSTATVTITVLDEGTPEASDDNYSVVLDSSLNIFNVLSNDDIIDGALITDTDNSLTQGAITLNSDGTISYTPQSGFEGTDTFTYTICDNDVPTAECSTATVTVTVLKSIDFNIASSLGDYYDGVIFTEDADLMFNQISAHTQDMHTVILSYTQRHDYLYNADADLSNQDNVILMYTGESRYWEEYTSGNNPYATQTYNTEHIFPQSRLSSDIAVSDLHHLRSADETVNSDRSNYPYIDGSGTNKLIGEAWYPGDDWRGDVARMVMYLNIRYGEDFDKVGGLELFKAWNVADPVSAFEEQRNNVIYAAQGNRNPFIDNPYIATLIWGGTAAENKWE; from the coding sequence ATGAAATATTTATATCTATTTTTATTTGTAATGTTTTTTGCTTGTAGCGGAAGTGATGATAGTGCGGCTATAGAGCCACCTGTTGCAACTAATGATGCTGCAAGTACACCAGAAAACACACAAGTAATAATAAATGTGTTAAGTAATGATGTACTTACAAATAGTGCGGAACTTACCGATTTCGATACAGTCTCTGCAGAAAATGGAGTTATTACAGAAATCTTAAATAAACTTATTTATACACCTGCTGATAACTTTAGTGGCACAGATACGTTCACTTATACTATTTGTAATAGCTTAAGTACGCCAATTTGTGCAACAGGTACGGTTACGGTTACAGTTACGGATAATGGCACTGCACTGGCTGTAGACGATGCTTTAGAAGTTTTAGAGAGTACAACTACTGTACTTGATGAGTTATTAGATAATGATACTATAGTAGACGGTGCGGAATATGAGTCTATAGACACAACTTTAACTAATGGAACTGTTGTTTTAAATGATGATGGTACAATCGGTTATACTGCTATGAATGGATTTGTTGGAGAAGACACATTTACATATACCATATGTGATAATGATGTAAACCCAGAGTGTTCTACAGCTACTGTTACTATTACTGTTTTAGATGAAGGAACTCCTGAAGCGAGTGACGATAATTACTCTGTGGTTTTAGATTCTTCCTTAAATATCTTTAATGTTCTATCTAATGATGATATTATTGATGGTGCATTAATAACGGATACTGATAATTCGTTGACACAAGGTGCTATTACTTTAAATTCAGATGGAACAATAAGCTATACACCTCAATCTGGTTTTGAAGGTACCGATACATTTACCTATACTATTTGTGATAATGATGTGCCAACAGCGGAATGCTCAACAGCAACTGTTACAGTAACGGTTTTGAAATCTATAGATTTTAATATAGCTTCTAGTTTAGGCGATTATTACGATGGTGTTATTTTTACAGAAGATGCCGATTTAATGTTCAATCAAATTTCTGCACATACGCAAGATATGCACACGGTAATATTAAGTTATACGCAACGACATGATTATTTATATAATGCCGATGCCGATTTATCAAATCAAGATAATGTAATTTTAATGTATACTGGCGAAAGTAGATATTGGGAAGAGTATACTTCCGGAAATAATCCATATGCAACACAAACGTATAATACAGAACATATTTTTCCACAGTCTAGGTTAAGTTCGGATATAGCGGTTTCAGATTTACACCATTTAAGATCTGCCGATGAAACTGTTAATAGCGATAGAAGTAACTATCCATATATCGATGGAAGCGGAACTAATAAATTAATTGGAGAAGCTTGGTATCCTGGTGATGACTGGCGTGGTGATGTTGCCCGAATGGTAATGTATTTAAACATTCGCTACGGAGAGGATTTTGATAAAGTTGGTGGTTTAGAGCTTTTTAAAGCATGGAATGTTGCCGATCCAGTATCAGCCTTCGAAGAGCAACGTAACAACGTAATTTATGCCGCACAAGGCAATAGAAACCCTTTTATTGATAATCCATACATAGCCACTTTAATTTGGGGCGGTACGGCTGCAGAAAATAAATGGGAATAA
- a CDS encoding endonuclease/exonuclease/phosphatase family protein, with protein sequence MCLKFALTSLLLLAFLNTNAQDKRFKIHTVAFYNLENLFDTINDPNKLDEYSPMMELKTNRGPVYKKKIRNMARVLADIGKDVTNTAPSIIGVCEVENKAVLEDLVNDSLLVDVDYGIVHYNSTDVRGIDVALLYKKNTFTPISTSSHELKIYDPETNKRVYTREQLLVSGNLEGETIHLIVNHWPSRRGGEAKSRPKRVAAAKLSKRLVDSLQTIDPYAKVFIMGDLNDNPNNASVKKILKAKSTKKVPLKGIYNPYINFFKDGMGTTAYRDSWSLFDQIMVTKPFLEKDYTSFQFYKAGIYNKNYIITKLGAYKGYPLRSFGYHGFNNGFSDHFPVYVYLIKEVDEE encoded by the coding sequence ATTTGTTTAAAATTCGCGCTTACATCATTGCTTTTATTAGCTTTTTTAAATACAAATGCTCAGGATAAAAGATTTAAAATTCATACGGTTGCTTTCTATAATTTAGAGAATTTATTTGATACCATAAATGACCCGAACAAATTAGATGAATACAGCCCAATGATGGAATTGAAAACTAATAGAGGTCCTGTTTACAAGAAAAAAATAAGAAATATGGCACGAGTTCTAGCCGATATAGGAAAAGATGTTACTAATACCGCACCAAGTATTATTGGTGTTTGTGAAGTTGAAAATAAAGCTGTTTTAGAAGATTTAGTAAACGATTCGCTATTAGTTGATGTAGATTATGGTATTGTGCATTATAACTCTACAGACGTACGCGGAATTGATGTGGCATTGCTTTACAAGAAAAATACATTTACGCCGATAAGCACGAGTTCTCATGAGTTGAAAATTTATGATCCGGAAACAAATAAGCGCGTTTATACTCGAGAACAATTATTGGTAAGCGGAAACCTGGAAGGTGAAACCATTCATCTTATTGTAAATCATTGGCCATCCCGACGTGGTGGTGAAGCTAAAAGTAGACCAAAACGTGTGGCTGCTGCCAAATTAAGTAAACGCCTTGTCGATTCTTTACAAACTATAGATCCATATGCAAAAGTATTTATTATGGGTGATTTAAATGATAATCCAAACAATGCTAGCGTTAAAAAAATTTTAAAAGCCAAGTCAACGAAAAAAGTTCCATTAAAAGGTATTTACAATCCATATATAAATTTCTTTAAAGATGGTATGGGCACAACGGCCTATAGAGATTCTTGGAGTCTATTCGATCAAATTATGGTAACAAAACCGTTTTTGGAAAAAGATTACACTTCATTTCAATTTTATAAAGCTGGTATTTATAACAAAAACTATATTATTACTAAACTTGGTGCTTACAAAGGTTATCCGTTAAGAAGCTTTGGTTATCATGGCTTTAATAACGGCTTTAGTGATCACTTTCCCGTTTATGTTTATTTGATTAAGGAAGTTGATGAAGAATGA
- a CDS encoding TonB-dependent receptor, which translates to MNKITLIFLFGIFSISLHSQQTFVKGSVLDALTFESLENVSVTIENSNLSMETNILGEFLFEKNLPLGEQILRVSKIGYISKRFPIIINKNETVDISGITLDLDTTATSNLFTITLSDDELNDDSSGADNISGLLASSLDVFQRTAAFEFSPSFFRLRGLDSKNSTLLINGIEMNKTNNGRPQWSNWGGINDVLRNQELSTGLAPSNYSFGGVLGTNNINIRASQTRAGGRITYSSSNRSYSNRLMATYASGLLKNNWAYTVTLGRRWGNEGYQEATSYNSNSFFTSVEKIINENHSLSFSAIYTPNRRGKSSPNTQEVFDLKGIKYNEYWGWQDGEKRNSRIKEVSEPIVVLNHYWNLNSKIKLNTNIAYQFGKMGNSRLDYNGKDLIDGFPQGGGANPSASYYQKLPSYFERNFPDQLGFAYQALQTFQDGGQIDWNAMYSTNIANAQNGGNATYAVYEDRVDDKQLTVNSILNKEINDHVNFNAGINFKSLNSENFAQVLDLLGAETYLDIDGFATNINEAQNDLLNPNRIVGVGDKFKYDYNIFANEIGGYAQTQFSYNKTDFYVAASVKNTQYQREGIYQNGGFPDNSFGEGDKLSFMGFGAKAGFTYKLSGKHVFNINGGYISRAPTLQNTFSNSRENHNVVPDITEEKITSADASYVFRSSVVKAKLTGYYTKVTDASEISFFFADGIGGDNLAFVQEILQGIEKQHIGAEFGVEAQVTPTIKLKGAAAIGQFTYNNNPNLFLSTEPDDEALAAGFIDGFKDFGQSKLKDYRLAAGPQNAFSVGFEYSDPDYWWFGATANFFANTYIDVSPLTRSSNFSTDFDGNVFNDYDEVLARELLKQERFDDYMVVNLIGGKSWKVGEYYIGFFASINNLLDQVYKSGGFEQGRNANFRELRDDKALDTPVFGSKYWYGRGTTYFLNLNVRF; encoded by the coding sequence ATGAATAAAATAACCCTTATTTTTTTATTCGGAATTTTTTCAATTAGCCTCCATTCTCAACAAACTTTCGTGAAGGGTAGCGTGCTAGATGCACTTACTTTTGAGTCTTTAGAAAACGTATCGGTAACTATCGAAAACAGCAATTTATCGATGGAGACCAATATACTTGGTGAGTTTTTATTCGAGAAAAACCTACCGCTAGGAGAACAAATATTGAGAGTTTCAAAAATTGGATATATATCAAAGCGTTTCCCTATTATAATAAATAAAAATGAAACTGTTGATATTTCTGGTATTACCTTAGATTTAGATACTACGGCTACTAGCAATTTGTTTACAATCACATTATCTGATGATGAATTAAACGATGATTCTAGCGGTGCCGATAATATTTCAGGACTCTTAGCTTCGTCGCTCGATGTTTTTCAGCGTACGGCAGCATTCGAATTTAGTCCGTCCTTTTTCCGTCTTCGTGGATTAGATTCTAAAAACAGCACCCTTTTAATTAATGGTATCGAAATGAACAAAACCAACAACGGTAGGCCACAATGGAGTAATTGGGGAGGTATTAATGATGTGTTACGCAATCAAGAATTATCTACAGGTTTAGCGCCCTCAAACTATAGTTTTGGTGGCGTTTTGGGTACAAATAATATAAACATTCGGGCGTCGCAAACTAGAGCCGGAGGGCGCATTACCTATTCGTCGTCTAACCGAAGTTATAGCAATCGCCTTATGGCAACGTATGCTTCAGGTTTGTTAAAAAATAATTGGGCATATACAGTAACGTTAGGTCGTCGATGGGGAAATGAAGGATATCAAGAGGCGACGAGTTATAATTCAAATTCATTTTTCACTTCCGTGGAAAAAATAATAAACGAGAACCATAGCCTTAGTTTTTCTGCGATTTACACACCAAATCGCCGAGGTAAATCGTCACCAAACACACAAGAGGTCTTCGATTTAAAAGGCATTAAATACAACGAATATTGGGGGTGGCAAGATGGCGAAAAACGAAATTCTAGAATAAAAGAAGTGAGCGAACCTATTGTGGTGCTTAACCATTACTGGAATTTAAATAGTAAAATCAAGTTAAATACCAATATAGCCTATCAGTTTGGTAAAATGGGAAATAGCCGATTAGATTACAACGGGAAAGATTTAATTGATGGTTTTCCTCAAGGAGGTGGAGCAAACCCGAGTGCAAGCTATTATCAAAAATTACCAAGTTATTTTGAGAGAAACTTTCCCGATCAATTAGGTTTTGCGTATCAGGCTTTACAAACGTTTCAAGATGGTGGTCAAATTGATTGGAATGCCATGTATAGCACCAATATTGCTAATGCCCAAAACGGAGGTAATGCAACTTATGCCGTGTATGAAGATCGTGTAGATGATAAACAGCTTACTGTAAACTCTATTTTAAATAAAGAAATAAACGACCATGTTAACTTCAATGCGGGTATTAATTTTAAAAGTTTAAACTCCGAAAATTTTGCTCAAGTTTTAGATCTTTTAGGTGCTGAAACTTATTTGGATATCGATGGTTTTGCAACAAATATTAACGAAGCTCAAAACGATTTATTAAACCCTAACCGCATAGTTGGAGTGGGAGATAAGTTTAAATATGACTATAATATTTTTGCAAACGAAATTGGAGGATATGCGCAAACACAATTTTCTTATAATAAAACGGATTTTTATGTAGCAGCTAGTGTGAAAAACACACAATATCAGCGTGAAGGTATTTATCAAAATGGTGGGTTTCCAGATAACTCATTTGGTGAAGGCGATAAGTTAAGTTTTATGGGCTTTGGTGCAAAAGCCGGGTTTACTTATAAGCTATCTGGTAAACATGTGTTTAATATTAATGGTGGTTATATTTCGAGAGCACCAACATTGCAAAACACGTTTTCAAATTCTAGAGAAAACCATAATGTTGTACCAGATATTACAGAAGAAAAAATAACGTCTGCAGATGCAAGTTATGTATTCCGGTCGTCTGTGGTTAAAGCTAAACTTACAGGTTATTACACAAAGGTTACTGATGCTAGTGAAATTTCATTCTTTTTTGCCGATGGTATTGGTGGCGATAATTTGGCTTTTGTACAAGAAATTCTTCAAGGTATTGAAAAGCAACATATAGGTGCCGAGTTTGGTGTTGAAGCACAAGTAACACCAACTATAAAATTAAAAGGTGCTGCCGCTATTGGGCAGTTTACGTATAATAATAACCCCAATTTATTTTTATCTACAGAGCCGGACGACGAGGCGTTAGCTGCGGGTTTTATAGATGGGTTTAAAGATTTTGGACAATCGAAATTAAAAGACTACAGGCTCGCCGCTGGACCGCAAAATGCCTTTTCTGTAGGTTTTGAATATAGCGATCCCGATTATTGGTGGTTTGGAGCTACGGCAAACTTTTTTGCAAATACCTATATAGATGTGAGCCCGTTAACGCGTTCTTCAAATTTTTCAACCGATTTTGATGGTAATGTTTTTAATGATTACGATGAGGTTTTGGCTAGAGAACTTCTAAAGCAAGAACGGTTTGATGATTATATGGTGGTGAATTTAATTGGAGGAAAATCGTGGAAGGTTGGTGAGTATTACATCGGTTTTTTTGCTAGCATTAATAATTTATTAGATCAAGTTTATAAATCTGGTGGGTTTGAGCAAGGAAGAAATGCAAATTTTAGAGAGCTTAGAGATGATAAAGCTTTGGATACTCCTGTTTTTGGATCGAAATATTGGTATGGTCGTGGTACCACTTATTTTTTGAATTTGAATGTGAGATTTTAA
- a CDS encoding DUF5689 domain-containing protein has translation MKNFKILIVIFLMQTLIISCVKDDDYSVPDISITEPDIPQDKITTFKTIRSLYDQAINSGNSTARIDEDSELYIEGYVVSSDKSGNFFEELIIQNKIDDSSPDNDPRMGFQVAINVSSLSDTYQFGQKVYLKMAGLTIGESSGVISIGKGDGARVEQIQPSEYKNIIIRSNEVVDIQPKVAHITGLTSWDHNTLVQLESMQLNRFELGATFASESIDEYDGIRTLVSCETGVSIRMQTSTFSDFKSLIVPQGQGSVTGIFARDFGDDFNVLVLNSSADMSFTSETRCDPIELGCGIAETLGTGNLFYEDFELQRNNRPIEIEGWTNYIEAGTEAWEGYSSTSSNASLGRSARFQCSSSGDDSNIGWLITPAINLDEQDGETLRFKTSNSLANSSFLEILYSLDWDGDEANITTATWGTISDAYVVKDTDSFVPWFNSGAVDLSCESGTMYIAFKFTGSGEDTFDGIYELDEISVDFVE, from the coding sequence ATGAAAAATTTTAAAATACTAATTGTCATTTTTCTGATGCAAACACTTATAATATCTTGTGTGAAAGATGATGATTATAGCGTTCCCGATATATCAATTACAGAACCTGATATTCCTCAAGATAAAATAACCACTTTCAAAACCATTAGGTCACTTTACGATCAGGCTATAAATAGTGGGAATTCGACAGCTAGAATTGATGAAGATTCAGAATTATATATTGAAGGTTACGTGGTGTCTTCCGATAAATCGGGAAACTTTTTTGAAGAGTTAATTATTCAGAATAAAATAGATGATTCTAGTCCCGATAATGATCCAAGAATGGGATTTCAAGTCGCTATCAATGTGTCTAGTTTATCGGATACTTATCAATTTGGACAAAAAGTATATCTAAAAATGGCGGGATTAACTATTGGAGAAAGTAGTGGTGTCATTTCCATTGGGAAAGGTGATGGAGCGCGTGTGGAACAAATTCAACCTTCAGAATATAAAAACATTATTATCAGAAGTAATGAAGTGGTGGATATTCAGCCTAAAGTTGCACATATTACAGGTTTAACAAGTTGGGATCATAATACACTAGTTCAGTTAGAAAGCATGCAATTAAATCGTTTTGAGTTGGGAGCCACATTTGCTAGCGAATCTATAGATGAGTATGATGGTATTAGAACTTTAGTAAGTTGCGAAACTGGTGTTTCTATACGGATGCAAACTAGTACGTTTTCCGATTTTAAATCTTTAATTGTTCCACAAGGACAAGGAAGCGTTACAGGAATTTTTGCAAGAGATTTTGGAGACGATTTTAATGTGCTTGTTTTAAATAGTTCGGCAGATATGAGTTTTACTTCTGAAACCCGTTGCGACCCAATAGAATTAGGTTGTGGTATTGCTGAAACATTGGGGACAGGGAATTTGTTTTATGAAGATTTTGAACTGCAACGAAATAATAGGCCTATAGAGATTGAAGGTTGGACTAATTATATTGAAGCAGGTACAGAAGCGTGGGAAGGTTATTCATCTACGTCTTCAAATGCATCTTTGGGACGTTCGGCACGGTTTCAATGTTCTAGTTCTGGAGACGATTCTAATATAGGTTGGTTAATTACACCGGCTATTAATTTAGACGAGCAGGATGGTGAAACACTTCGTTTTAAAACGTCTAATAGTTTAGCAAATAGTAGTTTTTTAGAAATTTTGTATTCTTTAGATTGGGATGGTGATGAAGCCAATATTACTACTGCTACTTGGGGTACAATATCCGATGCTTATGTGGTGAAAGATACCGACTCGTTTGTGCCGTGGTTTAATTCGGGTGCTGTAGATTTATCTTGCGAAAGTGGAACCATGTATATCGCTTTTAAGTTTACAGGAAGTGGCGAAGATACCTTTGATGGTATTTATGAGTTGGATGAAATTAGCGTGGATTTTGTGGAATAA
- a CDS encoding endonuclease, with product MIIKPFENIPVRNDLQTVAFYNTENLFDTFNDKLKYDNDFTPKSIKKWTPKRYDKKLRKLGFVISNIGKRETGKHPAVVGLAEIENAKVIKDLISSKHLEPFNYGYVHYNSPDERGIDVALIYDKDVFQVLHSEPFSIELKNDKGLPDYTRDVLLVSGILDGEKVHVIVNHWSSRREGAKETEHKRMASSDKVGEIISSITLEDPEAKIIVIGDFNDDPHNNSIKRLVDNYSLFNPMETLRSFNRGSTKHNRQWNLFDQILISTNFFKTSDNLYEYSLSNIFDEDFLKIFEGRYKGAPYRTYVGQRYKGGYSDHFPVYAVFKK from the coding sequence ATGATAATAAAACCTTTCGAAAATATTCCCGTTCGTAACGATTTACAAACAGTTGCCTTTTATAATACGGAAAACTTATTTGATACTTTTAATGATAAACTAAAGTACGACAATGATTTCACTCCTAAATCTATTAAAAAATGGACTCCAAAACGTTATGATAAAAAACTAAGAAAACTCGGTTTTGTTATTTCTAATATAGGCAAAAGAGAAACAGGAAAACACCCCGCTGTTGTAGGTTTAGCAGAAATTGAAAACGCTAAAGTCATTAAAGATTTAATTTCATCTAAACATTTAGAGCCCTTTAATTACGGTTATGTTCATTATAATTCTCCAGACGAACGAGGTATTGATGTCGCGTTAATTTATGATAAAGATGTGTTTCAGGTTCTGCATTCCGAACCTTTTTCCATTGAATTAAAAAACGACAAAGGTTTACCCGATTATACACGTGATGTTTTATTAGTTTCCGGTATTCTAGATGGTGAAAAAGTACATGTTATAGTAAACCATTGGTCGTCTAGGCGTGAAGGTGCAAAAGAAACGGAACATAAACGTATGGCATCATCTGATAAAGTTGGTGAGATTATTTCTAGTATAACCTTAGAAGATCCCGAAGCTAAAATTATAGTTATAGGCGATTTTAATGATGATCCGCACAATAACAGTATTAAGCGTTTAGTTGATAATTACAGCCTGTTCAACCCTATGGAAACCTTACGATCTTTTAACCGCGGCAGCACGAAACACAACAGACAATGGAATTTATTCGACCAGATTTTAATTTCGACTAACTTTTTTAAAACCTCCGATAATTTATACGAATACAGTCTTTCTAATATTTTTGATGAAGATTTCTTAAAAATATTTGAAGGCAGATACAAAGGTGCGCCTTACAGAACTTATGTTGGCCAACGCTACAAAGGAGGATATAGCGATCACTTTCCAGTATATGCCGTTTTCAAAAAATAA